Proteins encoded in a region of the Dryobates pubescens isolate bDryPub1 chromosome 14, bDryPub1.pri, whole genome shotgun sequence genome:
- the FBXO32 gene encoding F-box only protein 32 — translation MPFLGQDWRSPGQSWVKTADGWTRFLDEKSGGYVGDISSFRKKDDHNKENLFNSLNYDVAAKKRKKDLLNNKAKIQYFHQEKWIYVHKGSTKERHGYCTLGEAFNRLDFSSAILDSRRFNYVVRLLELIAKSQLTSLSGIAQKNYMNILEKVVQKVLEDQQNIRLIRELLQTLYTSLCTLVQRVGKSVLVGNINMWVHRMESILHWQQQLNNIQITRPAFKGTTFTDLPLCLQLNIMQRLSDGRDLVSLGQVAPDLQVLSEDRLLWKKLCQYHFTDRQIRKRLILSDKGQLDWKKMYFKLIRCYPRKEQYGDTLQLCRHCHILSWKGTDHPCTANNPETCSTSLSPQDFINLFRF, via the exons ATGCCGTTCTTGGGGCAGGACTGGCGCTCCCCTGGTCAGAGCTGGGTAAAGACGGCTGACGGCTGGACGCGGTTCCTCGATGAGAAGAGCGGCGGCTACGTGGGCGATATCAGCAG CTTTCGTAAAAAGGACGATCATAACAAAGAGAATCTCTTCAACAGCCTGAACTATGATGTTGCTgccaagaagagaaaaaaagacctGCTGAATAACAAAGCCAAGATTCAAT ATTTCCACCAGGAGAAGTGGATCTATGTTCACAAGGGGAGCACAAAAGAG CGCCATGGTTACTGCACCTTGGGAGAAGCCTTCAACCGGCTTGACTTCTCCAGTGCTATCCTGGACTCCAGGAGATTCAACTATGTTGTGAGG CTGTTGGAGCTGATAGCAAAGTCGCAGCTGACGTCACTGAGTGGCATTGCCCAGAAAAACTACATGAATATTTTGGAGAAAGTGGTGCAAAAAG TCCTTGAAGACCAGCAGAACATCAGGTTAATACGGGAGTTGCTGCAGACCCTCTATACATCCCTCTGCACCTTAGTTCAACGGGTGGGCAAGTCTGTCCTGGTTGGAAACATCAACATGTGGGTGCACCGCATGGAGAGCATTCTCCACTGGCAGCAGCAACTGAACAACATTCAGATCACCAGG cctgctttTAAAGGAACCACTTTTACAGACCTGCCATTGTGTTTGCAACTGAACATCATGCAGCGACTGAGTGATGGGAGAGACCTGGTCAGCCTTGGGCAGGTAGCTCCTGATCTGCAAGTGCTCAGTGAAGACCGGCTGCTGTGGAAGAAACTCTGCCAGTACCACTTCACAGACAGACAG atTCGCAAGCGGCTAATCTTATCTGATAAGGGACAGCTGGATTGGAAGAAGATGTATTTCAAGCTCATAAGGTGTTACCCACGGAAGGAGCAGTATGGTGacacactgcagctgtgcaggcacTGCCACATCCTCTCCTGGAAG gGTACTGATCACCCTTGCACGGCCAACAACCCGGAGACTTGCTCCACCTCTCTTTCGCCACAAGACTTTATCAACTTGTTCAGGTTCTGA